A window of the Azospirillum formosense genome harbors these coding sequences:
- a CDS encoding MBL fold metallo-hydrolase — MPRDDSQPRFPAVPSDHWDGRRFFNPHADTDKGPRELWRLYKARGPRWTPPAPEPPRPFRPVTPARGEVAVTFIGQATFLIQIGGAAFLTDPVYSDHAGPFGRLGPRRVRPPAVRMEDLPAIDAVLLSHNHYDHLDAPTLRQLARRRGVPQVMTGLGNGPMMRRAGFDAVHELDWWDSLPGPHGTRITFVPAQHWSARTPFDRRKTLWGGFVVETPEAAVYFAGDSGYCPHFKEIGRRFGAIDVALLPIGAYEPRWFMAAQHMNPADAVRAHRDLGARHSVAMHFGTFQLTAEGIDAPIRALHHALAEQAVDPGHFAVPGFGEPLRFRRPPA, encoded by the coding sequence ATGCCGCGCGACGACAGCCAGCCCCGCTTTCCCGCCGTTCCGTCCGACCACTGGGACGGGCGCCGTTTCTTCAACCCCCACGCCGACACCGACAAGGGCCCGCGCGAGCTGTGGCGGCTCTACAAGGCGCGCGGCCCCCGCTGGACACCGCCGGCCCCGGAACCGCCCCGCCCTTTCCGTCCCGTCACTCCGGCGCGCGGCGAGGTCGCGGTCACCTTCATCGGGCAGGCGACCTTTCTGATCCAGATCGGCGGGGCGGCCTTCCTGACCGACCCCGTCTATTCCGACCACGCCGGTCCCTTCGGGCGGCTGGGGCCGAGGCGGGTGCGCCCGCCCGCGGTGCGCATGGAGGATCTGCCGGCCATCGACGCGGTTCTGCTCAGCCACAACCACTACGACCATCTCGACGCCCCGACGCTCCGCCAGCTGGCGCGGCGGCGCGGCGTTCCGCAGGTGATGACGGGGCTCGGCAACGGCCCGATGATGCGCCGTGCCGGCTTCGACGCGGTGCACGAGTTGGACTGGTGGGACAGCCTGCCCGGCCCGCACGGCACCCGAATCACCTTCGTCCCGGCGCAGCACTGGTCCGCCCGCACGCCCTTCGACCGGCGCAAGACCCTGTGGGGCGGTTTCGTGGTCGAGACGCCGGAGGCCGCCGTCTATTTCGCGGGCGACAGCGGCTATTGCCCGCATTTCAAGGAGATCGGGCGGCGGTTCGGCGCCATCGACGTCGCCCTGCTGCCGATCGGCGCCTACGAGCCGCGCTGGTTCATGGCCGCCCAGCACATGAACCCGGCCGACGCCGTTCGGGCGCACCGCGACCTGGGGGCGCGACACAGCGTCGCCATGCATTTCGGCACCTTCCAGCTGACCGCGGAAGGCATCGACGCCCCCATCCGCGCGCTGCACCACGCCCTGGCCGAACAGGCGGTCGATCCCGGCCATTTCGCCGTCCCCGGCTTCGGCGAACCCCTGCGGTTCCGCCGGCCCCCGGCCTAG
- a CDS encoding glutathione S-transferase family protein: MSGAGYRLYGAPGWGSVLAEAMLVQCGAPFVFEDVAGFDAPGEARQRLLALNPLGQIPTLVLPDGTVMTESAAIALLLAERHPDAGLAPPPDAAERAAFLRLLVWLVANVYPTFTYGDYPERWVAESPEALGAAMVEQRKTLWLWLESQLGDGPWALGERFSALDIYIGAMVHWRPRRAWFAEHCPKLSGVAGRALALPNLVPVWNRNFTPES; encoded by the coding sequence ATGAGCGGAGCGGGCTACAGGCTGTACGGGGCGCCCGGCTGGGGGTCCGTCCTGGCGGAAGCGATGCTGGTCCAGTGCGGCGCGCCCTTCGTCTTCGAGGACGTCGCGGGCTTCGACGCGCCGGGCGAGGCGCGGCAGCGCTTGCTGGCGCTGAATCCGCTGGGGCAGATTCCGACGCTGGTCCTACCGGACGGGACGGTGATGACGGAAAGCGCGGCCATCGCACTGCTGCTGGCCGAACGGCATCCGGACGCCGGACTGGCCCCGCCGCCGGACGCAGCGGAGCGCGCCGCCTTCTTGCGGCTGCTGGTCTGGCTGGTGGCGAACGTCTACCCGACCTTCACCTACGGCGATTACCCGGAGCGCTGGGTGGCGGAGTCCCCGGAGGCCCTCGGCGCGGCGATGGTGGAGCAGCGCAAGACGCTGTGGCTCTGGCTGGAGTCGCAGCTGGGCGACGGTCCATGGGCGCTGGGGGAGCGCTTCAGCGCGCTCGACATCTACATCGGGGCGATGGTGCATTGGCGGCCCCGCCGCGCCTGGTTCGCGGAACACTGCCCGAAGCTGTCGGGTGTGGCGGGGCGGGCGCTGGCCCTGCCGAATCTGGTGCCGGTCTGGAACCGGAATTTCACGCCGGAGTCCTGA
- a CDS encoding LysR family transcriptional regulator codes for MELNWLEDFLALAECGNFSRAAQRRNLTQPAFSRRIRALEDWTGTPLFDRGTQPVGLTEAGRRFRPFADETVRRLLQGREEARLAGGAAATALRFAATHALSLTFFPTWLGRLEGQARLGAIHLLSDSMQACEQVMTQGQAQFLLCHAHAAAPSRLEGAAFRSAAVGSDRLVPVCAPDGAGAPRHALTGNGAALPHLAYSPESGMGRIVTAARGGFPAPLALDTVFTSHLAAVLRTLARDGRGVAWLPDSLIGEDLAAGRLVRAGGAGWEIPVEVRLYRPRARQSPAAEAFWALAAAAVAEEAP; via the coding sequence ATGGAACTGAACTGGCTTGAGGATTTCCTCGCCCTGGCGGAGTGCGGCAACTTCTCCCGCGCGGCGCAGCGGCGCAACCTGACGCAGCCGGCCTTCAGCCGCCGCATCCGCGCGCTGGAGGACTGGACCGGCACGCCGCTGTTCGACCGCGGCACCCAACCGGTCGGGCTGACCGAGGCCGGGCGCCGCTTCCGCCCCTTCGCCGACGAGACGGTGCGCCGGCTGCTGCAGGGGCGGGAGGAGGCACGGCTGGCCGGCGGGGCGGCGGCCACGGCGCTGCGCTTCGCGGCGACCCACGCGCTGTCGCTGACCTTCTTCCCGACCTGGCTCGGCCGGCTGGAGGGGCAGGCGCGGCTGGGCGCCATCCATCTGCTGTCCGACAGCATGCAGGCCTGCGAGCAGGTGATGACGCAGGGGCAGGCGCAGTTCCTGCTGTGCCACGCCCATGCGGCGGCCCCCTCCCGGCTGGAGGGCGCGGCCTTCCGCTCGGCCGCGGTGGGAAGCGACCGTCTGGTGCCGGTCTGCGCTCCGGACGGGGCGGGCGCGCCGCGGCACGCCCTGACCGGGAACGGGGCCGCCCTGCCCCATCTCGCCTACAGCCCGGAATCCGGCATGGGGCGCATCGTCACGGCGGCGCGCGGCGGCTTCCCGGCCCCGCTGGCGCTCGACACCGTCTTCACCTCGCACCTCGCCGCGGTGCTGCGCACGCTGGCCCGCGACGGGCGCGGCGTGGCGTGGCTGCCGGACAGCCTGATCGGCGAAGACCTGGCGGCGGGACGGCTGGTGCGGGCCGGCGGGGCGGGCTGGGAAATCCCGGTGGAGGTGCGCCTCTATCGCCCGCGCGCGCGCCAGAGCCCGGCGGCGGAGGCCTTCTGGGCTCTGGCCGCGGCCGCGGTGGCGGAAGAGGCGCCGTAA
- a CDS encoding mandelate racemase/muconate lactonizing enzyme family protein produces MRIVEIREKTVGIKSDIANAYIDFSQMTCSTVAVITDVVRDGKPVIGYGFNSNGRYGAGGLMRERFIPRLTSAAPDSLIDEASGNLDPFKIWARLMTNEKPGGHGERSVAVGTIDMAVWDAVAKIAGKPLYRLLADRYRGGVADESVWVYAAGGYYYPGKGVEALQDEMRSYRDRGYKVVKMKIGATSLEDDLRRIEAVLEVVGDGRNLCVDANGRFDLKTAIAYAEALKPYDLFWYEEAGDPLDYALQAELANHYDRPMATGENLFSHQDARNLIRHGGMRPDRDWLQFDCALSYGLVEYMRTLDMLAENGWSSRRVVPHGGHQMSLNIAAGLHLGGNESYPDVFKPFCGFADSIAVEDGRVRLPDLPGIGFEDKAELFRTMREALETAA; encoded by the coding sequence ATGCGCATCGTGGAGATCCGGGAAAAGACCGTCGGCATCAAGTCCGACATCGCCAACGCCTACATCGATTTCAGCCAGATGACCTGCTCCACCGTGGCGGTCATCACCGACGTGGTGCGCGACGGCAAGCCGGTGATCGGCTACGGCTTCAACTCGAACGGCCGCTACGGCGCCGGCGGCCTGATGCGGGAGCGCTTCATCCCCCGCCTGACCTCGGCCGCTCCCGACAGCCTGATCGACGAGGCGAGCGGCAACCTGGACCCGTTCAAGATCTGGGCGCGGCTGATGACCAACGAGAAGCCGGGCGGCCACGGCGAACGCTCGGTCGCGGTGGGCACCATCGACATGGCGGTGTGGGACGCCGTTGCGAAGATCGCCGGCAAGCCGCTCTACCGCCTGCTCGCCGACCGCTACCGCGGCGGTGTTGCCGACGAGTCGGTCTGGGTCTACGCCGCGGGCGGCTACTACTACCCCGGCAAGGGGGTAGAGGCGCTCCAGGACGAGATGCGCAGCTACCGCGACCGCGGCTACAAGGTCGTGAAGATGAAGATCGGCGCCACCTCCCTGGAGGACGACCTGCGCCGCATCGAGGCGGTGCTGGAGGTGGTCGGCGACGGGCGGAACCTCTGCGTGGACGCCAACGGCCGCTTCGACCTGAAGACCGCCATCGCCTACGCCGAGGCGCTGAAGCCCTACGACCTTTTCTGGTACGAGGAGGCGGGCGACCCGCTCGACTACGCGCTCCAGGCCGAGCTGGCGAACCACTATGACCGCCCCATGGCGACCGGCGAGAACCTGTTCAGCCACCAGGACGCCCGCAACCTGATCCGCCACGGCGGCATGCGCCCGGACCGCGACTGGCTGCAGTTCGACTGCGCGCTCAGCTACGGCCTCGTCGAGTACATGCGCACGCTGGACATGCTGGCGGAGAACGGCTGGTCGAGCCGCCGCGTCGTGCCGCACGGCGGCCACCAGATGTCGCTGAACATCGCCGCCGGCCTGCATCTGGGCGGCAACGAGTCCTACCCGGACGTGTTCAAGCCCTTCTGCGGCTTCGCCGACAGCATCGCCGTCGAGGACGGGCGCGTCCGCCTGCCGGACCTGCCGGGAATCGGCTTCGAGGACAAGGCGGAGCTGTTCCGCACCATGCGGGAGGCGCTGGAGACCGCGGCCTGA
- a CDS encoding carbonic anhydrase — protein MQYRKSSGIDLGSTCCGSLRHDSRRTFLKIAALGAGAALMAPLSAGAAQPAGEVEALLLSCMDYRLIDDIGRYMDRRGLTNRYDHVILAGASLGVLTDQKKAWGEAFWDHVAVAKQLHRIKRVMIMDHRDCGAYRVFLKTDPAGDLAGDLAADPERETAVHTEQLRALGAGIKARHPDLEVELLLMALDGSVEAIAESA, from the coding sequence ATGCAGTACCGAAAAAGCTCCGGAATCGACTTGGGCTCGACCTGCTGCGGCAGCCTTCGGCACGACTCCCGCCGGACCTTTCTGAAGATCGCCGCGCTGGGCGCCGGGGCCGCGCTGATGGCGCCTCTGAGCGCCGGCGCGGCCCAGCCCGCCGGGGAGGTGGAGGCGCTTCTGCTCTCCTGCATGGATTACCGGCTGATCGACGACATCGGCCGCTACATGGACCGGCGCGGGCTGACCAACCGCTACGACCATGTGATCCTGGCCGGCGCGTCGCTGGGCGTCCTGACCGACCAGAAGAAGGCATGGGGCGAGGCCTTTTGGGACCATGTGGCGGTCGCCAAGCAGCTGCACCGGATCAAGCGCGTGATGATCATGGACCACCGCGACTGCGGCGCCTACCGCGTCTTCCTGAAAACGGATCCGGCGGGGGACCTGGCGGGGGACTTGGCGGCGGACCCGGAGCGGGAGACCGCCGTCCACACCGAACAGCTCCGCGCGCTGGGCGCCGGGATCAAGGCGCGGCACCCCGACCTGGAGGTGGAACTGCTGCTGATGGCGCTCGATGGCAGCGTCGAGGCCATCGCCGAATCCGCCTGA
- a CDS encoding PAS domain S-box protein: MSILTRLVLLVLLASLPAIGILAHNSLTAIEAGERQAEAEARRLLTLIQDEQQRVVEGMRGVLVTVAELAPRLAVDPQQCSSTLNRLRGRLPRVKGIALTDLDGSVRCASDSKLNGLMVAALPHIRMALYGQGFVVGDYAVRRLDGRPVLPFAAPYTDGAGRMAGVVSIALDAGWLRDYLAEKPLPPNAMLVLADRNGTLLGRFPATDEQRVGKPLPEPLMALLRAPSDGVAEVAGLDGEPRILAYAPVDQKVRELFLAVGLDRTEALRPVTAAAERSAFLLALAAALSLAAAWIGARLFVLRPVARLKRVVERWSAGDRDARIGRPGDTSEIGALGLAFDSMAQELQARERARDAAHAAEHRMAAILAASTDAVVELDHEGRVTLANDKAARLFGDGGDLVGHVFVALLPPGVAETFAARLRDALDRGEPEEFEIRLVGEGNRGGGDWYALRLFATGDRLAVYAQDVTRRKEDERAIRRAVERHRSLLETAADAILLVDANGTVHTYNRGAERVFGHSPADAVGTDVRRLIPGGLITEPLSADRLADGVAREVEGRRRDGLAVPLELSLSAWSDGGDRFFTAILRDITERKRTESALRRAKDQAERANRAKSRFLAAASHDLRQPVQSLFFLTSALGEQTQGTPGHGTLKTMQQALEALKRLLDGLLDISKLDAGVVEPVTTTVAIQPLFERLAAEYAPEAARRGLTLRVVPTTLHARSDPMLLERIIRNLLDNALRYTGRGGVLLGVRRSRRRFHIAVCDSGAGIPPDRQEDIFEEFTQLGNPERDREKGLGLGLAIVRRLCALLGHSVALRSRPGSGSTFLVTVPAAEPLRPAVTTVPAVGRTEGGGCRLVLIIDDEVIILMGLRAMLEGWGYEVIAATAGDEAIRLLDEAGRRPDVILADYRLRNGKTGPEALRAIHAHCRASIPSIILTGDTAPERIVEAQRSGFAILHKPVSSHHLKQVVAEAGGR, from the coding sequence ATGAGCATTCTCACACGCCTTGTCCTGCTCGTTCTTCTCGCCAGCCTGCCGGCCATCGGCATCCTGGCCCACAACAGCCTGACCGCCATCGAGGCGGGGGAGCGGCAGGCCGAGGCGGAGGCCCGCCGCCTCCTGACGCTGATCCAGGACGAGCAGCAGCGGGTCGTGGAGGGCATGCGCGGCGTGCTGGTGACGGTGGCCGAGCTGGCGCCGCGGCTCGCCGTCGATCCGCAGCAATGCTCCTCCACCCTGAACCGCCTGCGCGGCCGGCTGCCGCGGGTGAAGGGCATCGCCCTGACCGATCTCGACGGTTCGGTCCGCTGCGCCAGCGATTCGAAGTTGAACGGCCTGATGGTGGCGGCGCTGCCGCACATCCGCATGGCGCTGTACGGGCAGGGCTTCGTCGTCGGCGACTACGCGGTGCGGCGGCTGGACGGGCGGCCCGTGCTGCCCTTCGCGGCGCCCTACACCGACGGGGCGGGCCGCATGGCGGGGGTGGTGTCCATCGCGCTCGACGCCGGATGGCTGCGCGATTATCTGGCGGAGAAGCCGCTGCCGCCGAACGCCATGCTGGTGCTGGCCGACCGCAACGGCACGTTGCTGGGCCGCTTCCCCGCAACGGACGAGCAGCGGGTGGGCAAGCCGCTTCCCGAACCGCTGATGGCCCTGCTGCGCGCGCCGTCCGACGGCGTGGCGGAGGTCGCCGGGCTGGACGGCGAGCCGCGGATCCTGGCCTACGCGCCGGTGGACCAGAAGGTGCGCGAGCTGTTCCTGGCGGTCGGTCTGGACCGGACGGAGGCGCTGCGCCCCGTCACCGCCGCGGCGGAGCGCAGCGCCTTCCTGCTGGCGCTGGCCGCGGCGCTGTCCCTGGCCGCCGCCTGGATCGGCGCGCGGCTGTTCGTGCTGCGCCCGGTGGCCCGGCTGAAGCGGGTGGTCGAGCGGTGGAGCGCCGGGGACCGGGACGCGCGGATCGGACGGCCGGGCGACACATCGGAGATCGGTGCCCTGGGCCTCGCCTTCGACTCCATGGCGCAGGAACTCCAGGCGCGGGAACGGGCCCGCGACGCCGCCCACGCCGCCGAACACCGCATGGCCGCGATCCTCGCCGCCTCCACCGACGCGGTGGTCGAGCTGGACCACGAGGGCCGCGTGACGCTCGCCAACGACAAGGCGGCGCGCCTGTTCGGCGACGGCGGGGACCTCGTGGGCCATGTCTTCGTGGCTCTGCTGCCGCCCGGAGTGGCCGAGACCTTCGCCGCGCGCCTGCGCGACGCGCTGGACCGCGGGGAGCCGGAGGAATTCGAGATCCGGCTGGTCGGTGAGGGGAATCGGGGCGGTGGCGACTGGTACGCCCTGCGCCTGTTCGCCACCGGCGACCGGCTGGCCGTCTACGCCCAGGACGTGACGCGCCGCAAGGAGGACGAACGGGCCATCCGTCGGGCGGTGGAGCGCCACCGCTCCCTGCTGGAGACCGCCGCCGACGCGATTCTTCTGGTGGACGCCAACGGCACGGTGCACACCTACAACCGCGGCGCGGAGCGCGTCTTCGGCCATTCCCCGGCCGACGCGGTCGGGACGGACGTGCGCCGCCTGATCCCCGGCGGCCTGATCACGGAGCCCCTCAGCGCGGACCGGCTGGCCGACGGCGTCGCCCGCGAGGTCGAGGGCCGCCGCCGCGACGGGCTGGCGGTGCCGCTGGAGCTGTCGCTCTCGGCCTGGAGCGACGGCGGCGACCGCTTCTTCACCGCCATCCTGCGCGACATCACCGAGCGCAAGCGCACCGAATCGGCGCTGCGCCGCGCCAAGGATCAGGCGGAGCGGGCCAACCGCGCGAAGTCGCGCTTCCTCGCCGCGGCCAGCCACGACCTGCGCCAGCCGGTGCAGTCGCTGTTCTTCCTCACCTCGGCGCTGGGCGAGCAGACGCAGGGCACCCCGGGCCACGGCACGCTGAAGACCATGCAGCAGGCGTTGGAGGCGCTGAAGCGCCTGCTCGACGGCCTGCTGGACATCTCCAAGCTCGACGCCGGGGTGGTCGAGCCGGTGACGACCACCGTGGCGATCCAGCCCCTCTTCGAACGCCTTGCCGCCGAATACGCGCCGGAGGCGGCGCGGCGCGGCCTGACCCTGCGCGTCGTGCCGACCACGCTGCACGCGCGCAGCGACCCCATGCTGCTGGAGCGGATCATCCGCAACCTGCTCGACAACGCGCTGCGCTACACCGGGCGGGGCGGGGTGCTGCTGGGCGTGCGGCGGTCGCGCCGCCGCTTCCACATCGCCGTGTGCGACAGCGGCGCCGGCATTCCGCCGGACCGCCAGGAGGACATCTTTGAGGAATTCACCCAGCTCGGCAACCCGGAGCGCGATCGCGAGAAGGGGCTTGGTCTTGGCCTCGCCATCGTGCGGCGGCTGTGCGCCCTGCTCGGCCATTCCGTGGCCCTGCGGTCGCGGCCGGGCAGCGGATCGACCTTCCTGGTCACCGTCCCCGCCGCCGAACCGCTGCGCCCGGCGGTGACGACGGTTCCGGCGGTCGGGCGGACGGAGGGCGGCGGGTGCCGGCTCGTCCTGATCATCGACGACGAGGTGATCATCCTGATGGGGCTGCGCGCCATGTTGGAGGGCTGGGGCTATGAGGTCATCGCCGCCACCGCCGGGGACGAGGCGATCCGCCTGCTCGACGAGGCCGGGCGGCGGCCGGACGTGATCCTGGCCGACTACCGGCTGCGCAACGGCAAGACCGGGCCGGAGGCCCTGCGCGCCATCCACGCCCATTGCCGGGCGTCGATCCCCAGCATCATCCTGACCGGCGACACCGCCCCCGAACGCATCGTCGAGGCCCAGCGCAGCGGCTTCGCCATCCTGCACAAGCCGGTGTCGTCCCATCACCTGAAGCAGGTGGTGGCCGAAGCCGGGGGCCGCTGA
- the tyrS gene encoding tyrosine--tRNA ligase gives MATPAASSPFQSDFLRVLDERGFLHQGSDLSGLDALLRRGPVGAYIGFDATADSLHVGHLVSIMVLRWFQKTGNRPVVLIGGGTTRIGDPSFRDTSRPMLDDAQIAANMAGIGRAFAQYLSFGSEQPNGAVMVDNADWLDELRYIPMLRDIGRHFTVNRMLSFDSVKLRLDREQPLTFLEFNYMILQAFDFLELSRRHGCRLQMGGSDQWGNIINGIELARRVDGTELFGLTTPLLTTASGAKMGKTAAGAVWLNADRRSPHDFWQFWRNTEDADVGRFLRLFTELPLDEIARLEALRGSEINEAKKILAHEATSLCHGAAAAAEAGETARRVFEEAAAGDGLPTVEAARADLAAGVRLADLLAAAGLAESKGAARRLIRDGGARVNGSPVTDEAALLTLGDLDGDGQVRLSAGRKRHALLRVR, from the coding sequence ATGGCGACACCCGCCGCTTCCAGCCCCTTCCAGTCCGACTTCCTGCGCGTGCTCGACGAGCGCGGCTTCCTGCACCAGGGCAGCGACCTGTCGGGCCTCGACGCCCTGCTGCGCCGGGGGCCGGTCGGCGCCTACATCGGCTTCGACGCCACGGCGGACAGCCTGCATGTCGGGCACCTCGTGTCGATCATGGTGCTGCGCTGGTTCCAGAAGACCGGCAACCGGCCCGTCGTGCTGATCGGTGGCGGCACCACGCGCATCGGCGACCCCAGCTTCCGCGACACCAGCCGCCCGATGCTGGACGACGCGCAGATCGCCGCCAACATGGCCGGCATCGGCCGGGCCTTCGCCCAGTACCTGTCCTTCGGCAGCGAACAGCCGAACGGCGCGGTGATGGTCGACAACGCCGACTGGCTGGACGAGCTGCGCTACATCCCGATGCTGCGCGACATCGGGCGCCACTTCACCGTCAACCGGATGCTGAGCTTCGATTCCGTCAAGCTGCGGCTCGACCGCGAGCAGCCGCTGACCTTCCTGGAATTCAACTACATGATCCTCCAGGCCTTCGACTTCCTGGAGCTGTCGCGCCGCCACGGCTGCCGGCTGCAGATGGGCGGGTCGGACCAATGGGGCAACATCATCAACGGGATCGAGCTGGCCCGCCGCGTCGACGGAACGGAGCTGTTCGGCCTGACCACGCCGCTGCTGACCACCGCGTCGGGCGCCAAGATGGGCAAGACGGCGGCGGGGGCGGTGTGGCTGAACGCCGACCGGCGCAGCCCGCACGATTTCTGGCAGTTCTGGCGCAACACGGAGGACGCGGACGTCGGCCGCTTCCTGCGCCTGTTCACCGAGCTGCCGCTGGACGAGATCGCCCGGCTGGAGGCGCTCCGGGGATCGGAGATCAACGAGGCCAAGAAGATCCTCGCCCATGAGGCCACATCCCTCTGCCACGGCGCGGCGGCGGCGGCCGAGGCCGGGGAGACCGCCCGCCGGGTCTTCGAGGAGGCCGCAGCCGGCGACGGCCTGCCGACGGTGGAGGCCGCCCGCGCCGACCTCGCCGCCGGCGTCCGGCTGGCCGACCTGCTGGCCGCCGCCGGGCTCGCCGAGTCCAAGGGGGCCGCAAGGCGGCTGATCCGCGACGGCGGGGCGCGGGTGAACGGCTCCCCCGTCACCGACGAGGCGGCGCTTCTGACCCTGGGAGACCTCGACGGCGACGGGCAGGTCCGCCTGTCCGCCGGGCGCAAGCGCCACGCGCTCCTGCGGGTCCGGTGA
- a CDS encoding 4-(cytidine 5'-diphospho)-2-C-methyl-D-erythritol kinase has product MSAIAEAAPAKLNLYLHVVGRRDDGYHELDSLVAFADVADRVTVQPGVARIALRGADLPPVGPRLAISGPFGPALMGESPAQNLVIRAAHALAARLGREADAMIALEKALPVASGIGGGSADAAATLRALARLWGVAVADPRLYEVAASLGADVPVCVAGRSCYFSGVGEVLEEAPALPETYAVLVNPGVPVPTPAVFKARRGGFSAPARFAEAPADAAALAALLSERRNDLTEPALTVAPVIAAVLAALDGTDGCLLARLSGSGATCFGLYADAERAAAAARSIQAAQPRWWTRAARLLPTPADAPPLPTGLTAPSTVAMAPPPPVPFPDTGGWGVG; this is encoded by the coding sequence ATGAGCGCCATCGCCGAAGCCGCGCCGGCCAAGCTGAACCTCTATCTGCATGTGGTCGGCCGCCGGGACGACGGCTATCACGAGTTGGACAGCCTCGTCGCCTTCGCCGACGTGGCGGACCGGGTGACGGTGCAGCCGGGCGTGGCGCGGATCGCTCTGCGCGGGGCCGACCTGCCGCCGGTCGGGCCGCGGCTGGCCATCTCCGGACCCTTCGGCCCGGCGCTGATGGGCGAGAGCCCGGCCCAGAACCTCGTCATCCGCGCCGCCCACGCGCTGGCCGCCCGGCTGGGGCGGGAGGCCGACGCGATGATCGCGTTGGAGAAGGCGCTGCCCGTCGCCTCCGGGATCGGTGGCGGTTCGGCGGACGCCGCCGCGACGCTGCGCGCCCTGGCCCGGCTGTGGGGCGTGGCGGTGGCCGACCCGCGCCTCTACGAGGTCGCGGCGTCGCTGGGCGCCGACGTGCCGGTCTGCGTCGCCGGGCGGAGCTGCTATTTCAGCGGCGTTGGGGAGGTGCTGGAGGAGGCGCCGGCCCTGCCGGAGACCTACGCGGTGCTGGTCAACCCCGGCGTGCCGGTGCCGACCCCCGCCGTGTTCAAGGCGCGCCGGGGGGGCTTCTCCGCCCCGGCCCGCTTCGCCGAGGCGCCGGCCGACGCCGCGGCGCTGGCCGCGCTGCTCAGCGAGCGGCGCAACGACCTGACCGAACCGGCGCTGACCGTCGCTCCGGTGATCGCCGCGGTGCTGGCGGCGCTGGACGGCACGGACGGCTGCCTGCTGGCCCGCCTGTCGGGCAGCGGGGCGACCTGCTTCGGCCTCTACGCCGATGCGGAGCGTGCAGCCGCTGCGGCCCGCTCGATCCAGGCGGCGCAGCCGCGCTGGTGGACGAGGGCCGCCCGGCTGCTGCCAACTCCGGCGGACGCGCCGCCGCTGCCCACGGGATTGACGGCGCCATCCACCGTCGCCATGGCTCCCCCTCCGCCGGTCCCTTTCCCGGACACCGGCGGCTGGGGAGTCGGTTGA
- a CDS encoding glycine zipper 2TM domain-containing protein → MTHIRFTPKSIAIALLAGVAALGAGASPVLADPPDWAPAHGWRAKQERHHERERHDRERARYYDHGYIDGGYGDGRVVIVRRPPPVVVYEEPPVVHYAPAPVYIEEPPPVIVQQRPRAVRAAPPMVECGPLDGDLIGVLGGAAVGGLVGSQFGRGDGKLAATAAGTLGGAMLGGAMTRGGGC, encoded by the coding sequence ATGACGCACATCCGCTTCACCCCCAAATCCATCGCCATCGCGCTGCTTGCCGGTGTGGCGGCCTTGGGCGCTGGAGCGTCCCCGGTCCTCGCCGATCCTCCCGATTGGGCGCCGGCCCACGGCTGGCGCGCCAAGCAGGAGCGCCACCACGAGCGCGAGCGCCATGACCGCGAGCGGGCCCGCTACTACGATCACGGCTACATCGACGGCGGCTATGGCGACGGGCGCGTGGTGATCGTCCGCCGTCCCCCGCCGGTGGTGGTCTACGAGGAGCCGCCGGTCGTGCATTACGCCCCGGCCCCCGTCTACATCGAGGAACCGCCGCCGGTGATCGTCCAGCAGCGCCCGCGCGCGGTCCGCGCGGCGCCGCCGATGGTGGAATGCGGCCCGCTCGACGGCGACCTGATCGGCGTGCTGGGCGGAGCGGCCGTCGGCGGGCTGGTCGGCTCGCAGTTCGGGCGCGGCGACGGCAAGCTGGCGGCGACCGCCGCCGGCACGCTGGGCGGCGCCATGCTGGGCGGCGCGATGACGCGCGGCGGCGGTTGCTAA